The Microbulbifer pacificus sequence GAGTAAATAACGGTGGCTTAGGAATCTTGGGACTGCTTGATTGGGAGTGTCAGAATGACAGATGTTTTGTCTGCCGAGCAGCGAGCATACTGCATGTCACAAATAAAGGGGGCCAATACTGAGCCAGAGTTGAGTCTCCGTAAGGCACTATGGATTTTGGGTTTAAGGTATAGAATAAAAAATAAATTGCCAGGTAGACCAGATATTATATACCCAACTTCTAAAGTGGCTATTTTTGTTGATGGCTGCTTTTGGCATAAGTGTCCAAAGCACTACACTCCGCCTAAAACACGAGCCAAATTCTGGGAGGAAAAAATTTCAAAAAATGTCGAAAGAGACAAGAAGAATAACGCTCTACTTGAATGTCAGGGTTGGAAAGTTATCAGGTTCTGGGAGCATGAAATAAAGGATTCGCTGGACGATTGCGTAGAAGTAGTTGTTAGAACTCTAGAGTCGCGACAGATTAAAAGTTAGAGAGCCACTTGGTTATGGCTAGATATGATCCGATTTTTTCCTTGAGAATTTTTACAATATCTGCCCCTGAAATAATGATTACGGGATGATTGTCATCTTTCAGTTCAGTGTACGCCTGGGGAGCCAAGTACGATGTCGTCACCAGAACCCCGAATTGGCGGTGCCGCAGCCTGGAGAGCAGGCGGGAAAGCTCCTTAACACCAACACCAACACCAGATCCGGGCTTGTAGCATTTTGCTTCCAGTGCGAAGTCCACCTCGATGGCACTGGGTCCGCTGCCGATCTTGTAGCTTCCTATGGCATCTCTCCCTCCATCTCGCCAGGGACGCGTGATCTCGCAGGAACCAATGGCTGGCATCATAAGCTTGGCAATTGCAACAGCGCAGTACTCAAAACGTACGGGGTTTTCCTTGAACTTCCTGTAAATTGATTCCAGTATTTTCAGATCCTCGGTCTTTGCGGGGAGCTGCTGCTCTTTACTGCGGATTTCCAGGCTATGGGGTGCATAAAGAGGGGTAAATTTTCGGGATTTTACCCAGTCAAGCCAGGTTTTCGGCGCATGTGGGGAATTTACGGTAAGGCCTTCCTTGATGTCATCAATCCACTTGCGTGATACAACGGGAACATTCAAGACTGTAAAGATAGATTTATAATTCTGGAAGCGCTGGTTAGCGGAACCCTTGGCCCGCCATATCGCTACCAAATCTTCATCCGGACCAAGATCCTGGGCACCAGGAACAGCCAAGCCAAGAAATCGTACATCGCGATACTGCCCTGTTCCGCCGAACA is a genomic window containing:
- a CDS encoding very short patch repair endonuclease; amino-acid sequence: MTDVLSAEQRAYCMSQIKGANTEPELSLRKALWILGLRYRIKNKLPGRPDIIYPTSKVAIFVDGCFWHKCPKHYTPPKTRAKFWEEKISKNVERDKKNNALLECQGWKVIRFWEHEIKDSLDDCVEVVVRTLESRQIKS
- a CDS encoding restriction endonuclease — its product is MNLSKTDLIVDRVYGGSREGNASDDPLPKLLGVDSGAGFRHLGKRPEIETLKLLALKSNFNDPDWPDHLDTESGLFTYFGDNKSVREIHDTPRKGNLILRNLFDARHTSTSFDHFPVILLFGGTGQYRDVRFLGLAVPGAQDLGPDEDLVAIWRAKGSANQRFQNYKSIFTVLNVPVVSRKWIDDIKEGLTVNSPHAPKTWLDWVKSRKFTPLYAPHSLEIRSKEQQLPAKTEDLKILESIYRKFKENPVRFEYCAVAIAKLMMPAIGSCEITRPWRDGGRDAIGSYKIGSGPSAIEVDFALEAKCYKPGSGVGVGVKELSRLLSRLRHRQFGVLVTTSYLAPQAYTELKDDNHPVIIISGADIVKILKEKIGSYLAITKWLSNF